From Nocardioides daedukensis, the proteins below share one genomic window:
- a CDS encoding AMP-binding protein, protein MRALPPISERTFTHAFKRAMDEVPDKAAYIDADGAELTYAQTMDRALRAATAFAALGVEEEQTVALMLDNSVEFITAVYGLGLTRRVQVPVNTAYKGDFLAHILNDCDAEVVVVEAEYAERLALIADQLPKIRHVVVRGEAPPSLGRFETSSFAALFDNQPAELVDAAPDDLMAIMYTSGTTGLSKGVEISHAHAYSYASREDAARPVAEDRILVVLPLFHLAGQWYGAYQSLIARATAVIQPAFSVSKFWGWVRDFKITETVMLGAVAELLQQAEPRPDDADNTLSYAVMAPLASDLETFRTRFDVQLGAVYGMSEIGGVMFTEPEDVVPGEAGMARDGFELRLVDSDGNDVPNGAHGELLVRPEDPALVMRGYRGLPEKTAETIVDGWVHTGDIFKRDDEGHYYFVDRSKDALRRRGENISSFEVERTVNAYPDILECAVVAAPSDLGEDEIKAVVVVREGHELDFIKLTEFMVERMPYFMVPRYIQVIGVLPKTPTQKIQKHLLRDSGVAQDVWDREAAGIKLNRRS, encoded by the coding sequence ATGCGCGCACTGCCCCCAATATCCGAACGCACGTTCACCCACGCGTTCAAGCGGGCGATGGACGAGGTGCCCGACAAGGCCGCCTACATCGACGCCGATGGTGCCGAGCTGACCTACGCCCAGACGATGGACCGAGCACTGCGTGCCGCCACCGCGTTCGCCGCACTCGGCGTGGAGGAGGAACAGACCGTCGCGTTGATGCTCGACAACTCGGTCGAGTTCATCACCGCCGTCTACGGCCTCGGCCTGACCCGGCGGGTGCAGGTGCCGGTCAACACGGCGTACAAGGGCGACTTCCTGGCGCACATCCTCAATGACTGCGATGCCGAAGTGGTCGTGGTCGAGGCGGAGTACGCCGAGCGCCTCGCCCTGATCGCCGACCAGCTGCCCAAGATCCGGCACGTCGTCGTGCGCGGCGAGGCTCCGCCCTCCCTCGGCCGTTTCGAGACCAGCTCCTTTGCTGCCCTCTTCGACAACCAGCCTGCCGAGCTGGTCGACGCAGCACCCGATGACCTGATGGCGATCATGTACACCTCCGGCACGACGGGTCTCTCCAAGGGCGTCGAGATCAGTCACGCCCACGCCTACTCCTATGCCTCACGTGAGGATGCCGCGCGTCCGGTCGCCGAGGACCGCATCCTCGTGGTTCTTCCGCTCTTCCACCTCGCCGGCCAGTGGTACGGCGCCTACCAGTCGTTGATCGCCCGAGCCACGGCAGTGATCCAGCCCGCCTTCTCGGTCAGCAAGTTCTGGGGCTGGGTCCGCGACTTCAAGATCACCGAGACCGTGATGCTCGGTGCCGTCGCCGAGCTGCTGCAGCAGGCCGAGCCGCGTCCCGACGACGCCGACAACACGCTGTCCTATGCCGTGATGGCGCCGCTGGCCAGCGACCTGGAGACCTTCCGCACGCGGTTCGACGTGCAGCTCGGTGCGGTCTACGGGATGAGCGAGATCGGCGGAGTCATGTTCACCGAGCCCGAGGACGTCGTGCCGGGCGAGGCCGGCATGGCCCGCGATGGCTTCGAGCTGCGCCTGGTCGACAGCGATGGCAACGACGTGCCCAACGGTGCGCACGGTGAACTCCTCGTGCGGCCGGAGGACCCGGCCCTGGTGATGCGCGGCTATCGCGGGCTCCCGGAGAAGACCGCGGAGACCATCGTGGACGGGTGGGTGCACACCGGGGACATCTTCAAGCGAGACGACGAAGGGCACTACTACTTCGTCGACCGCAGCAAGGACGCCCTGCGCCGTCGCGGCGAGAACATCTCGAGCTTCGAGGTGGAGCGGACCGTGAACGCCTATCCGGACATCCTCGAGTGTGCCGTCGTGGCCGCCCCCTCCGACCTGGGTGAGGACGAGATCAAGGCCGTCGTCGTGGTCCGTGAGGGGCACGAGCTCGACTTCATCAAGCTGACCGAGTTCATGGTCGAGCGGATGCCCTACTTCATGGTGCCCCGCTACATCCAGGTGATCGGCGTCCTGCCCAAGACCCCGACCCAGAAGATCCAGAAGCACCTGCTCCGTGACTCCGGTGTGGCCCAGGACGTCTGGGACCGTGAGGCAGCAGGCATCAAGCTCAACCGGCGATCGTAG
- a CDS encoding acetyl-CoA carboxylase family protein — MSTTRPITKLLVANRGEIAVRIIQTAAARGIETVAIAPTDDLGSGHTSRADHLVEIAGTGPAAYLDIAQVVGAATAQGCDAVHPGYGFLSESAEFAEACAAAGLVFVGPTPQTLRAFGDKTAARRVAEELSVPLLRGTTGPTTLKQATDFFDGLGEDAQVMVKAIAGGGGRGMAPVAERSGLATAYDRCSSEAKSAFGNGDLYVEELLGAARHIEVQIIGDGQGAVSHLWDRDCSVQRRRQKIVELAPAQLPATVRTALLESAVRIGESLDYRGLGTVEFLVEGDRFAFLEVNPRIQVEHTVTEEILGLDLVEQQLRIADGASLGELGLTQADIAEPGRTALQLRVTTDTLTADGSVVSGSGTLVAFQPPSGPSVRVDTHAHTGMVGNPRYDSLLAKVIVSTRSDDLPELAARGSRALREFGLEGVSTNIPLIQAILAHPEFLKGAPDTNFVERHLAELLDAPTPAPLGRQSSAAAAVNSSASEVLIPDGSAAVRAPMAGVVVSVGVADGDAIAPGGTVLVLEAMKMEHVVIADDGGSVDRVLVNVGDVVDAHQVLAVVAVSDDALHAGEAAEELDLDRVRPDLAELLERKRVTTDEARPDAVAKRRKAGRRTARENVADLCDDGSFVEYGGLLLAAQRQRRTLDHLVEKTPADGLVGGVGTVSGHQMVVMSYDYTVMAGTQGFFNHAKMRRLFELAHKQKLPVVMFVEGGGGRPGDTDMAAIAQLDETTFSLVAQLSGKVPLVAIAAGRTFAGNAALASVADLIIATRDANLGMGGPAMIEGGGLGVYAPEEVGPIEVQVPNGVIDVLTRDEAEAVQVAQTYLLHLLERNQEAFEEHDVRLLRHVIPENRLRAYDVRDAVRLVADVDSVLELRPEYGHGIITALVRVRGRAVGLLANNPHHLGGAIDSPAAEKAARFLQLCNAHGLPVLSLVDTPGFMVGPDAEKSGSVRRFGRLFLAGANLSVPVVAVVLRKGYGLGAMAMTGGDLKAPLATLSWPTGEFGGMGLEGAVRLAYKAELEAITDLDERQARYQSLVDELYQRGKALNIATVHEVDDVIDPSETRAIVSALFATSSGELRSGERGFIDSW; from the coding sequence ATGTCCACCACCAGGCCCATCACCAAGCTGCTCGTCGCGAACCGCGGTGAGATCGCGGTCCGCATCATCCAGACTGCTGCCGCCCGCGGCATCGAGACGGTCGCCATCGCCCCGACGGACGACCTCGGCTCGGGCCACACCTCGCGTGCGGACCACCTTGTCGAGATCGCCGGCACCGGCCCCGCGGCCTACCTCGACATAGCCCAGGTCGTCGGCGCCGCCACCGCCCAGGGCTGCGACGCGGTGCATCCCGGCTATGGCTTCCTCTCGGAGAGCGCCGAGTTCGCCGAGGCATGTGCCGCCGCCGGACTGGTCTTCGTCGGACCGACCCCGCAGACCCTGCGCGCCTTCGGCGACAAGACCGCCGCTCGCCGGGTTGCCGAGGAGCTGTCGGTGCCGCTGTTGCGCGGGACCACAGGTCCCACCACCCTGAAGCAGGCGACCGACTTCTTCGACGGCCTGGGCGAGGACGCACAGGTGATGGTCAAGGCGATCGCCGGTGGAGGTGGCCGGGGGATGGCCCCGGTCGCCGAACGCAGCGGCCTCGCAACGGCGTACGACCGCTGCTCGTCGGAGGCGAAGAGCGCGTTCGGCAACGGCGACCTCTACGTCGAGGAGTTGCTCGGCGCCGCGCGACACATCGAGGTGCAGATCATCGGCGACGGGCAGGGCGCGGTCTCCCATCTGTGGGACCGGGACTGCAGCGTGCAGCGAAGGCGGCAGAAGATCGTCGAGCTGGCGCCGGCGCAGCTGCCTGCGACCGTCCGCACCGCCCTCCTCGAGAGCGCCGTCCGCATCGGTGAGTCCTTGGACTACCGGGGATTGGGCACCGTCGAGTTCCTGGTCGAGGGGGACCGGTTCGCCTTCCTCGAGGTGAACCCACGCATCCAGGTCGAGCACACGGTCACCGAGGAGATCCTCGGGCTGGACCTCGTCGAGCAGCAGCTGCGGATCGCCGACGGTGCCTCGCTGGGCGAGTTGGGCCTCACCCAGGCCGACATTGCTGAGCCCGGCCGGACCGCGCTGCAGCTGCGAGTCACCACGGACACGCTGACAGCTGACGGATCTGTGGTCTCGGGCTCAGGGACGCTGGTCGCCTTCCAGCCACCCTCGGGACCATCGGTCCGGGTGGACACTCACGCCCACACCGGCATGGTCGGGAACCCGCGCTATGACTCGCTGCTGGCCAAGGTCATCGTCAGCACCCGCAGTGACGACCTGCCCGAGCTGGCAGCACGCGGGAGTCGCGCGCTGCGTGAGTTCGGGCTGGAGGGCGTGAGCACCAACATCCCACTGATCCAGGCGATCCTCGCCCACCCCGAGTTCCTCAAGGGTGCCCCGGACACCAACTTCGTCGAACGGCACCTGGCCGAGCTGCTCGACGCGCCCACTCCGGCGCCGCTGGGCAGGCAGTCTTCGGCGGCCGCAGCGGTGAATTCCTCGGCCTCCGAAGTGCTGATCCCGGACGGCTCGGCCGCGGTGCGGGCCCCCATGGCGGGTGTCGTGGTCTCGGTCGGCGTCGCTGACGGTGACGCGATCGCGCCGGGCGGAACGGTGCTCGTCCTCGAGGCGATGAAGATGGAGCACGTCGTGATCGCCGACGACGGTGGCTCGGTGGACCGGGTGCTGGTCAACGTCGGCGACGTCGTTGACGCGCACCAGGTGCTCGCCGTCGTCGCAGTCTCCGACGACGCGCTCCACGCAGGTGAGGCTGCCGAAGAGCTCGATCTCGACCGGGTACGGCCCGACCTCGCCGAGCTGCTCGAGCGGAAGCGGGTGACCACCGACGAGGCACGGCCCGACGCGGTGGCCAAGCGGCGCAAGGCAGGACGACGTACTGCACGGGAGAACGTCGCCGACCTGTGCGACGACGGAAGCTTCGTCGAGTACGGCGGCCTCCTGCTCGCCGCCCAGCGTCAGCGCCGGACCCTGGACCACCTGGTCGAGAAAACGCCGGCCGACGGTCTGGTCGGTGGCGTCGGAACCGTGTCCGGCCACCAGATGGTGGTGATGTCCTACGACTACACCGTCATGGCCGGAACGCAGGGCTTCTTCAACCACGCGAAGATGCGCCGTCTCTTCGAGCTCGCCCACAAGCAGAAGCTTCCTGTGGTGATGTTCGTCGAGGGCGGCGGCGGTCGCCCCGGGGACACGGACATGGCCGCCATCGCGCAGCTGGACGAGACGACCTTCTCTCTGGTAGCGCAGTTGTCCGGCAAGGTGCCGCTGGTGGCGATCGCGGCCGGACGGACCTTCGCCGGCAACGCGGCGCTGGCGTCGGTGGCGGACCTGATCATCGCGACTCGAGATGCCAACCTCGGCATGGGTGGCCCGGCGATGATCGAAGGCGGAGGCCTGGGTGTCTACGCACCCGAGGAGGTCGGACCGATCGAGGTGCAGGTCCCCAACGGTGTGATCGACGTGCTGACCCGTGATGAAGCGGAGGCAGTGCAGGTCGCGCAGACCTATCTGCTGCACCTGCTCGAGCGGAACCAGGAAGCGTTCGAAGAGCACGACGTACGCCTGCTGCGGCACGTGATTCCCGAAAACCGCCTGCGTGCCTACGACGTCCGCGACGCGGTGCGTCTCGTCGCCGACGTGGACAGCGTGCTGGAGCTTCGCCCTGAATACGGCCACGGCATCATCACCGCCCTGGTTCGGGTGCGAGGTCGGGCCGTGGGTCTGCTCGCCAACAACCCGCACCACCTGGGCGGCGCCATCGATTCACCTGCCGCGGAGAAGGCAGCCAGGTTCCTGCAGCTGTGCAACGCACACGGGCTGCCCGTCTTGTCGCTGGTCGACACCCCAGGCTTCATGGTGGGTCCCGACGCCGAGAAGTCCGGATCGGTGCGTCGCTTCGGACGACTCTTCCTGGCGGGGGCGAACCTGAGTGTTCCGGTGGTCGCAGTGGTGCTGCGCAAGGGTTACGGCCTCGGTGCGATGGCGATGACCGGTGGCGATCTGAAAGCGCCGCTGGCCACCCTGTCGTGGCCGACGGGTGAGTTCGGCGGGATGGGGTTGGAGGGCGCGGTTCGCCTTGCCTACAAGGCAGAACTCGAGGCGATCACCGACCTGGACGAGCGGCAGGCGCGCTATCAGTCGCTTGTCGACGAGCTCTATCAGCGGGGCAAGGCGCTCAACATTGCCACTGTGCATGAGGTGGACGACGTGATCGACCCGAGCGAGACGCGCGCGATCGTGTCTGCGCTGTTCGCGACGAGTTCCGGTGAGCTCCGCTCGGGCGAACGTGGGTTCATCGACTCCTGGTGA
- a CDS encoding NAD(P)H-dependent flavin oxidoreductase, which translates to MPLLHPRKLAVMSTHSRLHTRFTETFGVEHPILQGGMQWVGKAELVTAVAEAGGLGMLTALTFPDAAALRAEIEKVQANTDKPFGVNLTILPSMRTVNHDELRETIVDAGVRIIETAGANPGPYMDFFHDHGVKIIHKCTSVRHALKAQDVGVTAVSIDGFECAGHPGEDDVPGLILIPSAVDQLEIPVVAAGGFADGRGLAAALALGAEAVNMGTRFLCTQEAPIHHNIKEAIVAATERDTELLFRPLRNTSRVHSNAVAREAVEILNQGGQFPDVQHLVNGIRGRTVYETGDPEAGVWSVGMVQGLIHDIPTCDELISRMVGEAVELIRGRLSNVVA; encoded by the coding sequence ATGCCTCTGTTGCATCCCCGAAAGTTGGCCGTCATGTCCACGCACTCTCGCCTGCACACCCGATTCACCGAGACGTTCGGTGTCGAGCACCCGATCTTGCAGGGCGGCATGCAGTGGGTCGGCAAGGCCGAGCTGGTCACCGCAGTCGCCGAGGCCGGCGGCCTGGGGATGCTCACCGCACTGACCTTCCCCGACGCGGCAGCACTGCGCGCCGAGATCGAGAAGGTGCAGGCGAACACCGACAAGCCGTTCGGCGTGAACCTCACGATCCTGCCGTCGATGCGCACGGTGAACCACGACGAATTGCGCGAGACCATCGTGGACGCAGGAGTTCGCATCATCGAGACTGCCGGAGCCAACCCCGGTCCCTACATGGACTTCTTCCACGACCACGGCGTGAAGATCATCCACAAGTGCACCAGCGTCCGGCATGCCCTCAAGGCACAGGACGTCGGCGTGACCGCGGTCAGCATCGACGGCTTCGAGTGCGCCGGCCACCCGGGAGAGGACGACGTACCCGGCCTGATCCTGATCCCGTCGGCCGTGGACCAGCTCGAGATCCCGGTGGTCGCGGCCGGGGGTTTCGCCGACGGCCGCGGCTTGGCCGCCGCGTTGGCCCTCGGCGCCGAGGCGGTCAACATGGGCACCCGGTTCCTCTGCACCCAGGAGGCACCGATCCACCACAACATCAAGGAAGCCATCGTCGCCGCCACCGAGCGCGACACCGAGCTCCTCTTCCGGCCGCTTCGCAACACCTCGCGCGTGCACAGCAACGCTGTCGCACGCGAAGCTGTCGAGATCCTCAACCAGGGCGGCCAGTTCCCCGACGTGCAACACCTGGTCAACGGGATCCGCGGCCGCACCGTCTATGAGACCGGCGACCCCGAGGCCGGTGTGTGGAGCGTCGGGATGGTCCAGGGCTTGATCCACGACATCCCGACCTGCGACGAACTGATCAGCAGGATGGTCGGAGAGGCAGTTGAGTTGATCCGCGGGCGCCTGTCCAACGTCGTTGCCTGA
- a CDS encoding enolase C-terminal domain-like protein, translating to MRITDLKIRVVEPPEFTFQWREDIPPVQLTMTVFEIETDAGITGVSSSWLPGAPREIGESADHFFRPLLIGADPLQREKIWQELMAFSRYMIAPKAASNIDIALWDIAGKAANMPVHQLLGGYRDKVPTYITTETQKETADYATLALEAKAAGMHAVKLHAAATPDKDIAACRAVREAVGPDYTLMLDATSAYDFQDAVRVGRVLEELNFHWYEDPIRDDDVAGFRRLCEVLDVPVFMGESTARGPWTYANYLNQGAADGLRAVGDIVGGITGLRKIGALAELHNRRLEPHSYGSTLVQAAHLHYILSAKNCEFFELPFPRGALDFGMKTVIEIDSEGYALAPTGPGLGYEVDWDVLDDATIQVYN from the coding sequence ATGCGCATTACTGACCTCAAGATCCGGGTTGTCGAGCCTCCGGAGTTCACCTTCCAGTGGCGCGAGGACATCCCGCCGGTGCAGCTCACCATGACGGTCTTCGAAATCGAGACCGATGCGGGCATCACCGGTGTCTCGTCCTCGTGGCTCCCGGGGGCGCCGCGTGAGATCGGTGAGTCAGCGGACCACTTCTTCCGTCCGCTGCTGATCGGTGCAGACCCGTTGCAGAGGGAGAAGATCTGGCAGGAACTGATGGCGTTCAGTCGTTACATGATCGCTCCGAAGGCAGCCAGCAACATCGACATCGCTCTCTGGGACATTGCCGGCAAGGCAGCCAACATGCCGGTCCACCAGTTGCTGGGCGGCTACCGCGACAAGGTCCCCACCTACATCACCACCGAGACCCAGAAGGAGACGGCGGACTACGCCACGCTGGCCCTCGAGGCCAAGGCCGCAGGAATGCATGCAGTGAAGCTCCACGCCGCCGCGACTCCGGACAAGGACATTGCCGCATGTCGCGCAGTGCGCGAGGCAGTCGGTCCTGACTACACGCTGATGCTCGACGCTACGAGTGCATACGACTTCCAGGACGCGGTCCGGGTCGGTCGAGTCCTTGAGGAGCTGAACTTCCACTGGTACGAGGACCCGATTCGTGACGACGACGTGGCTGGCTTCCGCCGACTGTGCGAGGTTCTCGACGTCCCTGTCTTCATGGGGGAGTCGACTGCTCGCGGACCGTGGACCTACGCCAACTACTTGAACCAAGGCGCGGCTGATGGTCTGCGCGCCGTTGGTGACATCGTCGGTGGCATCACCGGCCTCCGTAAGATTGGTGCCCTCGCCGAACTGCACAACCGCAGGCTCGAACCGCATTCCTACGGATCGACTTTGGTCCAGGCTGCCCACCTGCACTACATCCTGTCGGCCAAGAACTGCGAGTTCTTCGAGCTGCCCTTCCCGCGCGGAGCCCTGGACTTCGGCATGAAGACGGTGATCGAGATCGACTCCGAGGGGTATGCGCTGGCGCCGACCGGTCCCGGCCTCGGGTACGAGGTCGACTGGGACGTGCTCGACGACGCGACGATCCAGGTCTACAACTGA
- a CDS encoding ketopantoate reductase family protein — MRVLVVGAGAIGGLIAAEFALAGGHEVSLAVRRPVPGLVLEEAGVERVAPVTLVQDPALVAPADVVVVATKAYDVDGIGPWLVNALTDSTDVVVAQNGIEHAERMAGHVSADRVIPAIVKHAVERRAAGHIERTSHGDIKVPDTAGGRRFAEAGRGTTLGITVVEDFETALWIKLAYNLSGNSVSTITDLRVRELGVRAPLQELIRHLVAECTEIAAGRGVALPPDLATTIVDEFAAYPDSIHSSMWQDLRAGRPFEHDAISGAVVRAAAAQGKQAPFSEMATLLLGAISPVRHG, encoded by the coding sequence ATGCGGGTCCTGGTCGTCGGTGCCGGCGCCATCGGGGGGCTCATCGCGGCGGAGTTTGCCCTCGCGGGTGGGCACGAGGTCTCCCTTGCCGTACGTCGCCCCGTGCCCGGCCTCGTCCTCGAAGAGGCTGGGGTCGAGCGGGTCGCACCGGTCACTCTCGTCCAGGACCCTGCTCTCGTGGCGCCGGCGGATGTCGTCGTCGTTGCGACCAAGGCGTACGACGTCGATGGGATAGGGCCGTGGCTGGTCAATGCCCTGACGGATTCGACGGACGTGGTCGTTGCCCAGAACGGGATCGAGCACGCAGAACGCATGGCCGGCCATGTGTCAGCCGATCGCGTCATCCCTGCCATCGTCAAGCACGCGGTCGAGCGACGCGCTGCCGGGCACATCGAGCGAACCAGTCATGGTGACATCAAGGTGCCCGACACCGCGGGCGGCCGGCGGTTCGCCGAAGCGGGTCGCGGCACCACGCTCGGAATCACGGTCGTCGAGGACTTCGAGACAGCCCTGTGGATCAAGCTTGCCTACAATCTGTCAGGAAACTCCGTCTCCACGATCACGGATCTTCGCGTCCGCGAACTCGGGGTCCGGGCGCCGCTCCAAGAACTCATACGTCATCTGGTCGCCGAGTGCACCGAAATTGCGGCTGGGCGCGGAGTAGCCCTGCCTCCCGACCTGGCAACAACGATCGTCGATGAGTTCGCGGCGTACCCCGATTCCATCCACTCCTCCATGTGGCAGGATCTGCGGGCGGGGCGACCTTTCGAGCACGATGCCATCAGCGGTGCCGTGGTCAGGGCCGCGGCTGCTCAAGGCAAGCAGGCGCCCTTCTCGGAGATGGCAACGCTCCTCTTAGGTGCGATTTCGCCAGTCAGGCATGGTTAG
- a CDS encoding TetR family transcriptional regulator, with the protein MTDRGAARKDTLLKAARRVFETKGFIETRVADIVKQAKVSHGTFYTYFETKDAIFEAVSRQVIDEMVAGMATPVPTKGVDERVHDSIERFVYAYRPHATMIGLMEQVGTFSPELRDLRLEVRNTFVERTRRGIDRLKGEGRTDPELDVEYTAETLGAMLEYTCYIWFCLDHPFEEERLIDTLAHIWSRALAPR; encoded by the coding sequence GTGACTGATCGAGGAGCCGCCCGGAAGGATACCCTGCTGAAAGCCGCCCGAAGGGTCTTCGAGACCAAAGGGTTCATCGAGACGCGGGTTGCGGACATCGTCAAGCAGGCGAAGGTCTCACACGGCACGTTCTACACCTACTTCGAGACCAAGGATGCAATCTTCGAAGCAGTCAGCCGCCAGGTGATCGACGAAATGGTCGCAGGGATGGCGACCCCCGTCCCAACCAAGGGCGTCGATGAGCGTGTGCACGACTCCATCGAGCGTTTCGTGTACGCCTATCGACCGCACGCCACGATGATCGGGCTAATGGAACAAGTGGGGACGTTCTCGCCGGAGTTGCGAGACCTGCGCCTCGAGGTCCGGAACACCTTCGTGGAGCGCACACGTCGCGGCATCGACCGTCTGAAGGGCGAAGGTCGCACAGATCCGGAGTTGGATGTCGAGTACACCGCCGAAACCCTCGGGGCAATGCTGGAGTACACCTGTTACATCTGGTTCTGTCTCGACCACCCCTTCGAAGAAGAGCGACTGATCGACACCCTGGCCCATATCTGGTCTAGGGCCTTGGCGCCCCGCTAG
- a CDS encoding mandelate racemase/muconate lactonizing enzyme family protein has translation MRITEVETYLVRPDGYSFKWGEKQPVVPIALTFIRVKTDVGVEGHATAWLPGSHSEVGEMVELFFRHNLIGRDPLDREAIWQEMTATINNTMGTKATSAVDTALWDLAAKAADLPLYKYLGGHQDSKPAYASTTHYNDIESYLRLADESIALGYQAYKLHPFGVPDKDIDLVRAVREHVGPDIRLMIDPVNHYDFNGAMRVGRVLDELDFYWYEAPIRDEDIAGLRRLTAELSTPIAAGESLVRGIWDYANLLRNDAGDIIRTIGDAMGGITGLRKVGAMCEAFNRQIETHSYGPTLVQAAHLHFMLSAPNSEYYEQAVPGGMLDFGMKDVITVGPDGRVQAPTKPGLGYEVDWDAVDNATEVHKTWN, from the coding sequence ATGCGAATCACAGAGGTAGAGACCTACCTGGTGCGACCAGATGGCTACAGCTTCAAGTGGGGCGAGAAGCAGCCAGTCGTCCCGATCGCACTGACCTTCATCCGCGTCAAAACCGATGTCGGAGTGGAGGGACACGCCACCGCATGGCTCCCGGGCTCGCACTCGGAGGTCGGCGAGATGGTGGAGCTCTTCTTTCGTCACAACCTGATCGGCCGCGATCCGTTGGACCGCGAGGCGATCTGGCAGGAAATGACGGCCACGATCAACAACACGATGGGCACGAAGGCCACCAGCGCCGTCGACACGGCCCTCTGGGACCTGGCCGCGAAGGCGGCAGACCTGCCGCTGTACAAGTACCTCGGCGGCCACCAGGACAGCAAGCCCGCATATGCCTCGACGACGCACTACAACGACATCGAGTCCTACCTGAGGCTTGCGGACGAGTCGATCGCCTTGGGCTATCAGGCCTACAAGCTGCATCCGTTCGGCGTGCCCGACAAGGACATCGACTTGGTCAGGGCCGTGCGCGAGCACGTCGGTCCCGACATCCGCCTGATGATCGATCCGGTGAACCACTATGACTTCAACGGCGCCATGCGCGTGGGGCGTGTCCTCGACGAACTCGACTTCTATTGGTACGAAGCCCCGATCCGGGACGAGGACATCGCTGGTCTGCGTCGTCTGACCGCAGAACTGAGCACTCCCATTGCGGCCGGCGAGTCCCTGGTCCGCGGGATCTGGGACTACGCGAATCTCCTGCGCAACGACGCTGGCGACATCATCCGGACCATCGGGGACGCCATGGGTGGCATCACCGGGCTGCGCAAGGTCGGTGCCATGTGCGAGGCCTTCAATCGCCAGATCGAGACCCACTCATACGGTCCCACGCTCGTCCAGGCTGCCCACCTGCACTTCATGCTCTCCGCTCCCAACTCGGAGTACTACGAACAGGCAGTTCCCGGCGGCATGCTCGACTTCGGAATGAAGGACGTCATCACGGTTGGACCGGATGGCCGCGTCCAGGCTCCCACGAAGCCCGGTCTGGGCTATGAGGTCGACTGGGATGCCGTCGACAACGCGACAGAAGTCCACAAGACCTGGAACTGA
- a CDS encoding TetR/AcrR family transcriptional regulator, translating into MNQESRVRPSLQDERRELVRRRLEEGAIDVFAERGYASASIDQVAKAAGLSRATFYLHFANKAELAIGLWGDLRVQLVALYDELGAATAIDEAVLEKWLDASFDFYADNKTALLAVHEAIALEAEVAEMYRRRMGEVTSKVGPLIMRALGVSKENAELRAALITMQHERFSHFWLLRGMPFDRTMAREVLAQLWAQQMGFGPTET; encoded by the coding sequence ATGAACCAAGAATCCAGGGTTCGGCCCTCGCTCCAGGACGAGCGTCGGGAGCTGGTCAGGCGGCGCCTCGAGGAGGGGGCGATCGATGTCTTTGCCGAGCGTGGTTACGCCTCCGCATCCATCGACCAGGTCGCCAAGGCGGCGGGACTCAGTCGTGCCACGTTCTATCTCCACTTCGCCAATAAGGCGGAACTGGCCATCGGCCTCTGGGGTGACCTCCGGGTCCAGCTGGTCGCGTTGTACGACGAGTTGGGCGCCGCGACCGCTATCGACGAGGCAGTCCTGGAGAAGTGGCTGGACGCGTCGTTCGATTTCTATGCCGACAACAAGACGGCGCTCCTCGCTGTCCATGAAGCGATTGCCCTCGAGGCCGAAGTTGCCGAGATGTACCGACGGCGTATGGGTGAGGTGACGTCAAAGGTCGGGCCCCTGATCATGCGCGCGCTCGGCGTCTCGAAGGAGAATGCCGAACTCCGCGCTGCGTTGATCACCATGCAGCACGAGCGGTTCTCCCACTTCTGGCTGCTTCGTGGCATGCCGTTCGATCGAACGATGGCCCGAGAAGTCCTGGCTCAACTGTGGGCGCAGCAGATGGGGTTCGGCCCCACCGAAACCTGA